The following proteins are encoded in a genomic region of Candidatus Neomarinimicrobiota bacterium:
- a CDS encoding Nramp family divalent metal transporter: MTIKIDQLSVAEMPKRTHSFWRMAGPGAVLVGLSIGAGEIVIWPRIMAQYGATMAWAAMLGVFLQLWINLEIGRWTISTGETPFTGFARIWRGFAPVFLILTMLGWLVPGWARASGLALKALMVGPGGYGSDTFWTVITFAAAAVILFGPKIVYQSVERSVEFLVVIVTVGLISLVIAVSSVAVWQDLGLGIVSIGKTHPDISVKTLFSALVFAGAGGTANLFYSFYLRDKNIGMGARIPRMTNPLRGRSEAAPSSGFRFKETEENISRFSAWWSYVKKDQIIFFWFLNTFTIVLFMFGALAVLTPRGIVPAAGTLIWDEAVVLGEVWGESGKIIFLLVGVATLFGTQLVLLDGVSRTFADIIYTNVRSAQKREVSWWYLTVCLGWIVAGCVITYVMENRGVTDLGFLFNAGYMGGFAMAIYVPLTLYMNYRYLPKSVRPGVFSTIMMIIASAVYIGFAISSIRWEISAWIG, translated from the coding sequence GTGACAATCAAGATTGACCAGCTCAGCGTGGCCGAAATGCCCAAAAGGACGCACTCTTTCTGGAGGATGGCGGGTCCCGGTGCTGTTCTGGTGGGACTCTCCATCGGCGCGGGTGAAATTGTCATCTGGCCGCGAATCATGGCTCAGTACGGCGCCACCATGGCGTGGGCTGCTATGCTCGGCGTCTTCCTGCAACTGTGGATCAATCTTGAGATCGGCCGCTGGACCATATCTACCGGCGAAACGCCCTTCACGGGATTTGCACGTATCTGGCGCGGTTTCGCTCCTGTCTTCCTTATTCTGACTATGCTCGGATGGCTCGTGCCGGGGTGGGCGAGGGCGTCCGGTCTCGCCTTGAAGGCTCTCATGGTCGGACCGGGAGGCTACGGCTCCGATACCTTCTGGACGGTGATCACATTTGCCGCTGCTGCTGTTATACTATTCGGTCCCAAAATCGTTTATCAGTCTGTAGAGAGAAGTGTAGAATTCCTGGTAGTTATTGTGACCGTAGGGCTTATCAGCCTGGTGATTGCGGTCAGTTCTGTGGCAGTATGGCAGGATTTGGGTCTGGGGATAGTAAGCATCGGGAAAACGCATCCTGATATTTCGGTCAAAACGCTGTTCAGTGCACTGGTGTTCGCCGGGGCGGGAGGGACGGCCAATCTGTTCTATTCTTTCTATCTGCGCGACAAGAATATCGGCATGGGCGCAAGGATTCCCCGCATGACGAATCCGCTCCGGGGGCGGTCAGAGGCTGCTCCGTCCAGTGGCTTCCGTTTTAAGGAGACAGAAGAAAATATTTCGCGATTCAGCGCCTGGTGGAGTTATGTCAAGAAAGATCAGATCATTTTCTTCTGGTTTCTCAACACTTTTACAATCGTTCTTTTCATGTTTGGCGCGCTGGCCGTCCTCACTCCGCGGGGCATTGTACCCGCAGCGGGAACCCTCATCTGGGACGAAGCTGTCGTACTAGGTGAAGTGTGGGGGGAGTCGGGCAAGATCATCTTCCTGTTGGTGGGCGTGGCCACACTTTTCGGTACACAGCTTGTCTTGCTTGATGGTGTGAGCCGAACCTTTGCCGATATCATCTACACGAATGTGAGATCGGCACAAAAACGGGAAGTGAGCTGGTGGTATCTGACAGTATGTCTGGGGTGGATCGTTGCCGGCTGTGTTATCACGTACGTCATGGAAAATAGGGGCGTTACTGATCTGGGATTCCTTTTCAACGCCGGCTATATGGGTGGTTTTGCCATGGCCATCTATGTACCGTTAACACTCTACATGAACTATCGTTATCTGCCGAAAAGTGTCAGGCCAGGGGTCTTCTCTACTATTATGATGATTATCGCCTCCGCGGTATATATCGGTTTTGCCATCAGCAGCATTAGATGGGAAATCAGTGCCTGGATTGGGTAG
- the tadA gene encoding tRNA adenosine(34) deaminase TadA has protein sequence MTPTLHEKWMKLALRQAERAFDLEEVPVGAVVVKGSRIIGKGHNQREMLSDPTAHAEIIAITAAANFLNDWRLEGCTLYVTKEPCAMCAGAIVNSRLEKVVFGCYDEEAGCCGSLYQLCGDPRFIHSTAVKGGVLESECQSLLVSFFALKR, from the coding sequence ATGACCCCTACCCTTCACGAAAAGTGGATGAAGCTGGCACTGCGTCAGGCGGAACGGGCATTTGATCTAGAGGAGGTTCCCGTCGGCGCTGTAGTAGTGAAGGGGAGCCGTATTATCGGTAAAGGGCACAACCAGCGCGAAATGTTGTCCGATCCTACGGCACATGCAGAAATTATCGCCATTACCGCCGCGGCGAACTTTCTCAATGACTGGCGTTTAGAGGGTTGTACGCTCTACGTCACCAAGGAACCGTGTGCCATGTGTGCCGGTGCTATCGTCAATTCTCGCCTGGAGAAAGTTGTTTTCGGATGCTATGATGAAGAGGCGGGGTGTTGCGGCTCACTCTATCAGTTGTGCGGTGATCCGCGATTCATTCACTCAACGGCGGTGAAGGGGGGCGTGCTCGAGTCTGAATGCCAATCGTTATTGGTAAGCTTCTTCGCGTTGAAGCGGTGA